The Deltaproteobacteria bacterium region TACCCGGCCCTATATCAAAACTTCATCACCCGCCATCTCCTTGTCCATCCCACGGAAGACAGGTTCTCCGGACCGGACCTCAAGCAGGCCATGGGCGATGTCAAACTTAACCTAAAAGAGACCCTCGAATCCAAATGGCTGGGCATCCTGGGGGTGGCGGTAAAGGGGTAGATTTTTCTGCGGGTTAATTTCTGTTTGGATCAACCCCCTGCCTTTTCCTGCTCGATCCGTTCATGAAGCCACATGGCCATGAGCTGGGAAAAGGGAATTCCTTCGGTAATTTACTCATTTTTTATTCCGATCCAAATAAGTTCTTCTGGTTTTGAGGGACATAGGAAAAGCCGTTACACATCGCCAACACGCTTCATTCCCGCTCGATGGGAAAGGTCATCCTGGCGCCGAACCAGCCTATGATGGTAACCAGGGGGAGCAGGGAAAGGATGAGGAGCAGGTAGATTCCACTCACGAGGTGGAAGGACTCAAGGATATCCGGGACGGCAATCCGCCAGACCAAAGCCACGATCTCGATGCCAAGCAGGATGACCGCCAGGCGTTTTTTGATGTTGACCGGCCTGAGCGGCCTGGCCCGGTAATTCAACCACCAGGTGTAATAGCCGGTAGTTATGGCTACGGGCGTGAAGAGGAAGCCCCCTCCCAGACAGTGCAGGGCCGTCGTTTCAAAACTTCCTATCCCGGTAATGAGATAAAGGAGTGTAAAGATCGTCGTGGCGAACATAAAGACGATGGGGAAATGGATCGTCATGGGATGAGGATGGCGTCTGAGCATGGGAAACCGCTTCAGGAGCCAGGATAAAATCTCTGGTAATTCTCTCTCGGGAAGATCTTTTTTCTTTAAAACCGCCACCTGCGGGTACCGCTCAAGGACCTCCTGGCCCTGGGGTGCTGCCTGGATATCGGTTGTCAGATCCGTCCCGGCGTGGTGGCGTTTCATGTGGAGGCCCCCCTTCCACAATTTACTCCCACTTACATCGAAAACCCTGTCCTGATGTACAATATAAACCGGATTTCCGTTTTCTCCGTTGAATTGCGTGAGATCCTTGGGATCAATCTCTTTCATCGGCCAGATTCTTTCTATGAACTTATCTCTTACCAGTTCGCCAACCAAACCCTCGTGTCCTGTTGGGGCATCATGA contains the following coding sequences:
- a CDS encoding cytochrome b5, producing the protein MKEIDPKDLTQFNGENGNPVYIVHQDRVFDVSGSKLWKGGLHMKRHHAGTDLTTDIQAAPQGQEVLERYPQVAVLKKKDLPERELPEILSWLLKRFPMLRRHPHPMTIHFPIVFMFATTIFTLLYLITGIGSFETTALHCLGGGFLFTPVAITTGYYTWWLNYRARPLRPVNIKKRLAVILLGIEIVALVWRIAVPDILESFHLVSGIYLLLILSLLPLVTIIGWFGARMTFPIERE